From Acanthopagrus latus isolate v.2019 chromosome 22, fAcaLat1.1, whole genome shotgun sequence, the proteins below share one genomic window:
- the nkx2.4b gene encoding NK2 homeobox 4b, whose protein sequence is MSFSPKHSTPFSVTDILSPMEDSYRRFGGMDHAAGSLGSQLGAYRQQQVPQPGMTHQQQAQQHQSPHLHHHHHHHHHHHLSSSTSSSSSSSSSATAAAAAAAAALGPGGPYHVPHGVPQFSGAVGGFCNSGIGNVGDLPSYQETVRSGGAAAAAAAAAWYSNPEPRYPTISRFMGPSAGMNMSGMVGSLAGMDSTKSMVSLHAAPRRKRRVLFSQAQVYELERRFKQQKYLSAPEREHLAGLIHLTPNQVKIWFQNHRYKLKRQAKDKSSQQLQQDGGGGGSGGGLCATSHRSSSVSPVLSKKSCRNDSSGSSQIGNRQGGSGEALSGTPQQHQHQQQQQQQQVNHLSSTDELEDLSPSPPLGLHAQINMTQTDAALIEYTNSMIGSNLLYGRTW, encoded by the exons ATGTCCTTCAGCCCAAAGCACTCCACTCCCTTCTCAGTCACCGACATTTTGAGCCCGATGGAGGACAGCTACCGGAGGTTTGGAGGGATGGATCACGCCGCGGGGAGCCTCGGGTCCCAGCTGGGCGCCTACCGGCAGCAGCAGGTCCCCCAGCCCGGTATGACGCATCAGCAGCAGGCGCAGCAGCATCAGTCGCCTCACCtgcaccatcatcaccaccaccatcaccatcaccacctgtcctcctccacttcatcctcatcctcctcctcttcttcagccacagcagcagcagcagcagccgccgcaGCTCTGGGACCCGGCGGGCCCTACCACGTGCCCCACGGGGTGCCGCAGTTCTCCGGGGCCGTCGGCGGGTTCTGCAACAGCGGCATCGGGAACGTGGGAGACCTGCCGTCCTACCAGGAGACGGTGCGCAGCGGAggggcggcggcggcagcggcggccgCGGCGTGGTACAGCAACCCCGAGCCCAGATACCCGACGA TTTCCAGATTTATGGGCCCCTCCGCCGGGATGAACATGTCCGGGATGGTGGGCAGTCTGGCCGGGATGGACTCCACCAAGTCCATGGTGTCGCTGCACGCCGCGCCGCGCAGGAAGCGGCGGGTGCTCTTCTCCCAGGCGCAGGTGTACGAGCTGGAGCGGCGCTTCAAGCAGCAGAAGTACCTGTCCGCCCCGGAGCGGGAGCACCTGGCCGGGCTGATCCACCTCACCCCGAACCAGGTGAAGATCTGGTTCCAGAACCACCGCTACAAGCTGAAGCGGCAGGCCAAGGACAAGAGctcgcagcagctgcagcaggacggcGGAGGCGGAGGGAGCGGCGGAGGTCTGTGCGCGACGAGCCACCGCTCCTCCTCCGTGTCGCCGGTCCTCTCCAAGAAGAGCTGCCGGAACGACTCCAGCGGCTCCAGCCAGATCGGAAACCGACAGGGCGGCTCGGGAGAGGCCTTGAGCGGGACCCcgcagcagcatcagcatcagcaacaacagcagcagcagcaggtgaaccATCTGTCCTCCACGGACGAGCTGGAGGATTTGTCCCCGAGTCCGCCGCTGGGACTGCACGCTCAGATCAACATGACGCAGACGGACGCGGCGCTAATCGAGTACACAAACAGCATGATCGGCTCCAATTTACTGTACGGGAGAACTTGGTAG